A region from the Citrobacter koseri ATCC BAA-895 genome encodes:
- the xni gene encoding flap endonuclease Xni produces MAVHLLIVDALNLIRRIHAVQGSPCAETCLHALEQLIVHSQPTHAVAVFDDDARNSGWRHQRLPDYKAGRPPMPDELHNEMPAIRAAFEQRGVQCWVSSGNEADDLAATLAVKVTQAGHQATIVSTDKGYCQLLSPTLRIRDYFQKRWLDAPFIEKEFGVLPQQLPDYWGLAGISSSKVPGVAGIGPKSATQLLVQFQTLEGIYAHLDEVAEKWCKKLEAHKEMAFLCRDIARLQTDLHIDGNLQQLRLTR; encoded by the coding sequence GTGGCCGTCCATCTGCTTATCGTCGATGCACTGAATTTAATTCGCCGTATTCATGCGGTTCAAGGATCGCCCTGCGCGGAGACCTGCCTGCATGCGCTTGAGCAGTTGATTGTACACAGTCAGCCGACACACGCCGTCGCCGTATTTGACGATGACGCGCGCAACAGCGGCTGGCGTCATCAGCGTCTCCCGGACTACAAAGCCGGTCGTCCTCCCATGCCTGACGAGTTGCACAATGAAATGCCCGCAATACGCGCCGCCTTCGAACAGCGCGGCGTGCAATGCTGGGTTTCCAGCGGCAATGAGGCGGATGATTTAGCCGCCACGCTGGCGGTCAAGGTCACACAGGCCGGGCATCAGGCCACTATCGTTTCTACCGACAAAGGCTACTGTCAGTTGCTCTCCCCGACGCTGCGTATCCGCGATTATTTCCAGAAACGCTGGCTGGATGCGCCATTCATTGAGAAAGAGTTCGGCGTCCTCCCCCAACAGTTGCCGGACTACTGGGGGCTGGCGGGGATTAGCAGTTCAAAAGTCCCCGGCGTGGCGGGCATTGGCCCCAAAAGCGCGACTCAATTGTTGGTTCAGTTTCAGACTCTGGAAGGGATTTATGCGCACCTCGACGAGGTAGCGGAAAAGTGGTGCAAGAAGCTTGAAGCGCATAAAGAGATGGCATTTTTGTGCCGCGATATCGCGCGCCTGCAAACGGATCTCCATATCGACGGGAACTTACAGCAGCTACGGCTGACGCGGTAG
- the fucO gene encoding lactaldehyde reductase — protein sequence MANRMILNETAWFGRGAVAALTDEVQRRGYRKALIVSDKTLVQCGVVRNVTDKMDAAGLAWAIYDGVIPNPTIGVVKEGLNVFQQSGADYLIAIGGGSPQDTCKAIGIISNNPEFADVRSLEGLSLTRYPSVPVMAIPTTAGTAAEVTINYVITDEEKRRKFVCVDPHDIPQVAFIDADMMDGMPPALKAATGVDALTHAIEGYITRAAWALTDALHIKAIEIIAGALRGSVAGEREAGEAMALGQYVAGMGFSNVGLGLVHGMAHPLGAFYNTPHGVANAILLPHIMRYNAEYTGEKFRDIARAMGEKVEGISLSEARNAAVEAVFTLNRDVGIPLHLRDVGVRKEDIPALAQAAFDDVCTGGNPREASIADIVELYHTAW from the coding sequence ATGGCGAACAGAATGATCCTGAACGAAACGGCATGGTTTGGCCGGGGGGCGGTGGCGGCGTTAACCGATGAGGTTCAACGCCGGGGCTATCGCAAGGCGCTAATTGTCAGTGACAAAACGCTGGTGCAGTGCGGTGTGGTCAGAAACGTCACGGATAAGATGGATGCCGCAGGGCTGGCATGGGCGATCTACGATGGCGTGATCCCAAATCCAACCATCGGCGTGGTGAAAGAGGGGCTGAACGTATTTCAACAAAGCGGGGCAGACTACCTGATTGCCATCGGCGGCGGCTCCCCGCAGGATACCTGTAAGGCGATCGGCATTATCAGCAATAACCCTGAGTTTGCTGACGTGCGCAGTCTGGAAGGTCTGTCGCTGACCCGTTATCCGAGCGTGCCGGTGATGGCGATCCCGACCACTGCGGGAACCGCAGCGGAAGTGACCATTAACTATGTGATCACCGATGAAGAAAAGCGGCGTAAATTTGTTTGTGTCGATCCGCATGATATCCCGCAGGTCGCGTTTATTGATGCCGACATGATGGACGGCATGCCGCCCGCGCTGAAGGCGGCAACCGGGGTGGATGCGTTAACCCACGCGATCGAAGGATACATCACCCGTGCCGCGTGGGCGTTGACGGATGCGCTGCATATTAAGGCCATTGAGATCATCGCCGGGGCATTGCGTGGTTCGGTTGCGGGCGAGCGTGAAGCGGGCGAAGCGATGGCGCTGGGGCAGTACGTTGCCGGGATGGGCTTTTCCAACGTGGGGCTTGGGCTGGTGCACGGGATGGCGCATCCGCTGGGCGCGTTTTATAACACTCCGCACGGCGTTGCTAATGCGATTCTTCTGCCGCATATCATGCGCTACAACGCGGAATATACCGGTGAGAAGTTCCGTGATATCGCGCGTGCGATGGGCGAGAAGGTCGAAGGGATAAGTTTGAGCGAGGCGCGTAATGCCGCCGTGGAAGCGGTATTTACCCTCAACCGGGACGTCGGTATTCCGTTGCATTTACGCGATGTCGGCGTGCGTAAAGAGGATATTCCGGCGCTGGCGCAGGCGGCATTTGACGATGTTTGCACCGGTGGTAATCCGCGTGAAGCGAGTATTGCCGATATCGTCGAGTTGTACCATACCGCCTGGTAA